One window of Oncorhynchus kisutch isolate 150728-3 linkage group LG25, Okis_V2, whole genome shotgun sequence genomic DNA carries:
- the LOC109870083 gene encoding 26S proteasome non-ATPase regulatory subunit 11B produces the protein MAAAAVVEFQRAQSLISTDRNASIDILHSIVRRDIQDSDEEAVRVKEQSILELGSLLAKTGQAAELGGLLKFVRPFLISISKAKAARLVRSLLDLFLDMEAATGQEVELCLECIEWAKVEKRTFLRQALEARLISLYFDTKRYQEALALGTQLLHELKKMDDKALLVEVQLQESKTYHALSNLPKARAALTSARTTANGIYCPPKLQAALDMMSGIVHAASEKDWKTAYSYFFEAFEGYDSIDHPKAITGLKYMLLCKIMLSLPEEVQSLISGKLALRHAGRQTDALKCVAQASKNRSLADFEKALTEYKAELRDDPIIRTHLATLYDNLLEGNLIRVIEPFSRVQIEHISGLIKLSKADVERKLSQMILDKKFHGILDQGEGVLIIFDEPPVDKTYGAALETIQNMSKVVDSLYNKAKKLT, from the exons aTGGCGGCTGCGGCAGTGGTTGAGTTTCAGAGAGCTCAGTCTCTCATTAGCACGGATCGTAACGCCTCTATTGATATTCTGCATTCTATCG TGAGGAGAGATATCCAGGACAGTGATGAAGAAGCCGTTCGGGTTAAAGAACAAAGCATCTTGGAGCTGGGGTCACTCCTGGCCAAAACAGGACAGGCTGCAG AGTTGGGGGGTCTGCTGAAGTTTGTGCGGCCATTCCTCATCTCCATCAGTAAGGCTAAGGCAGCCCGGCTGGTCCGCTCCCTGCTTGACCTCTTCCTAGACATGGAGGCAGCTACAGGCCAGGAGGTGGAGCTGTGTCTGGAATGCATTGAGTGGGCCAAGGTGGAGAAGAGGACCTTCCTCAGGCAGGCTCTTGAG gCCCGTCTGATCTCGCTCTATTTTGACACCAAAAGATACCAGGAGGCCTTGGCGCTTG GCACCCAGCTGCTCCATGAGCTGAAGAAGATGGATGACAAGGCGCTGCTGGTGGAGGTGCAGCTGCAGGAGAGCAAGACGTACCACGCGCTCAGCAACCTGCCCAAGGCCCGTGCTGCTCTCACCTCAGCCCGCACCACGGCCAACGGCATCTACTGTCCCCCCAAGCTGCAAGCCGCCCTGGACATGATGTCAG GGATTGTCCATGCAGCTTCGGAGAAAGACTGGAAGACTGCCTACTCCTACTTCTTTGAGGCCTTTGAGGGCTACGATTCCATCGACCACCCTAAAGCCATTACCGGTCTCAAATACATGCTGCTCTGCAAGATCATGCTCAGCCT ACCAGAAGAGGTGCAATCCCTGATCAGCGGTAAACTGGCCCTGCGGCATGCGGGCCGACAG ACAGATGCACTGAAATGTGTTGCACAAGCCAGCAAGAACAGATCATTAGCAGACTTTGAAAAG GCCCTTACAGAATACAAAGCAGAGTTGAGAGACGACCCCATCATCAGAACCCACCTGGCCACACTGTATGACAACCTGCTGGAAGGGAACCTTATCCGTGTCATCGAACCCTTCTCCAGAGTACAG ATTGAACACATATCAGGTCTCATCAAACTGTCAAAG GCGGATGTCGAGAGGAAATTGTCACAGATGATCCTGGACAAGAAGTTTCATG GGATCCTGGACCAAGGTGAGGGTGTCTTGATCATATTTGATGAGCCACCAGTTGACAAGACTTATGGAGCGGCCTTGGAAACTATTCAGAACATGAGCAAAGTTGTGGACTCGCTTTACAACAAAGCGAAGAAGCTAACATAG
- the LOC109870084 gene encoding cyclin-dependent kinase 5 activator 1-like, whose product MGTVLSLSPSYRKAALCEDGPATVGHYAAVQNSKNAKDKNLKRHSLINVLPWKRIVAVSAKKKSSKKVQPNATYQNNVTHFNNENLKKSQSCANLSTFAQDQSTPALVKSSNNAASSVKKAPLTNSNAAPGTPKRVIVQASTSELLRCLGEFLCRRCYRLKHLPPTDPVLWLRSVDRSLLLQGWQDQGFITPANVVFVYMLCRDVVSSEVANEHELQAVLLTCLYLSYSYMGNEISYPLKPFLVESSKETFWDRCLSIINLMSAKMLQINSDPHYFTQVFADLKNESQKEEERSRLLIGLDR is encoded by the coding sequence ATGGGAACCGTGCTGTCGCTCTCGCCCAGCTACAGGAAGGCAGCCCTCTGCGAAGATGGGCCAGCCACAGTGGGCCACTACGCGGCCGTTCAGAACAGCAAGAACGCCAAAGACAAGAACCTGAAGCGTCACTCGCTCATCAACGTTCTGCCATGGAAGCGGATCGTGGCTGTGTCGGCCAAGAAAAAAAGCTCAAAGAAGGTGCAGCCCAATGCTACATACCAGAACAATGTGACCCATTTCAACAACGAGAACCTGAAGAAGTCTCAGTCCTGCGCCAACCTGTCCACCTTCGCTCAGGACCAGAGCACCCCGGCCCTCGTCAAGAGCTCCAACAATGCCGCCTCGTCAGTCAAGAAGGCCCCCCTGACCAACTCTAATGCAGCCCCCGGCACGCCCAAGAGGGTGATCGTCCAGGCCTCCACCAGCGAGCTCCTGCGCTGCCTGGGTGAGTTCCTGTGCCGGCGCTGCTACCGACTGAAACACCTGCCCCCCACTGACCCGGTGCTGTGGCTGCGGAGCGTGGACCGCTCTCTGCTTCTTCAGGGTTGGCAAGATCAGGGGTTCATCACCCCGGCCAACGTGGTGTTTGTCTACATGCTGTGCCGCGACGTGGTCTCCTCCGAGGTGGCCAATGAGCACGAGTTGCAGGCCGTGCTGCTCACCTGCCTCTACCTGTCCTACTCATACATGGGCAATGAAATCTCCTACCCGCTCAAGCCCTTCCTGGTGGAGAGCTCCAAGGAGACCTTCTGGGACCGCTGCCTGTCCATAATCAACCTGATGAGTGCTAAGATGCTCCAGATCAACTCGGACCCGCACTATTTCACCCAGGTGTTTGCCGACCTAAAGAACGAAAgccagaaggaggaggagaggagccgcTTGCTCATTGGTCTGGACCGGTGA